In Nitrospiria bacterium, a genomic segment contains:
- a CDS encoding cupin domain-containing protein: MATITIRSNGRVLDEKSAVSDYLKGQGMIYEFWGVGRLNGRLKDSYTLKPEEQQSLLNLYGTEISGLKSRQGYITEDVVVLSGATPNLDAILEKFRREHHHTDDEVRFVVDGSGVFTIRKKDLIFDVTVVAGDLMVVPAYTRHWFDLTPERKIKCIRIFKDSSGWVAIYEEPEVSSVPAANTR; this comes from the coding sequence ATGGCCACGATCACGATACGTTCGAATGGACGGGTTTTAGACGAAAAAAGTGCGGTGTCGGATTATTTGAAGGGCCAGGGGATGATCTATGAATTCTGGGGAGTCGGGCGGCTCAACGGTCGCCTTAAAGATTCTTATACGCTCAAGCCCGAAGAACAGCAATCGCTCCTGAATCTCTACGGGACGGAGATCTCCGGTCTCAAGTCCCGACAGGGATATATTACGGAGGATGTCGTGGTCTTGTCCGGCGCCACCCCGAACCTCGATGCGATCCTGGAAAAATTCCGCCGGGAGCATCACCACACGGACGATGAAGTCCGGTTCGTGGTGGACGGCAGCGGCGTCTTTACGATCCGGAAGAAGGACCTGATCTTCGACGTCACCGTCGTGGCCGGGGATCTGATGGTGGTCCCGGCCTATACCCGCCATTGGTTCGACCTGACGCCCGAGCGGAAGATCAAATGCATCCGCATTTTCAAGGATTCGTCGGGCTGGGTCGCGATCTACGAGGAACCGGAGGTTTCGTCGGTTCCGGCGGCCAACACCCGGTAA
- a CDS encoding gamma-glutamyl-gamma-aminobutyrate hydrolase family protein (Members of this family of hydrolases with an active site Cys residue belong to MEROPS family C26.), producing the protein MTASVPKILAIQHHRCETLGTIADALGAGGSGARKIPYEVVRPFDGQAIPGGLEDFRGLIVLGGPMGVYEQDRHPFLRQELRLIEEALRQDKPILGVCLGSQLLASALGAPVTKGRKKEIGWHPITLRQSARLDPLWGELEPSFVAYHWHGDVFGLPSGSVSLASSELTAHQAFRHGRSAYGVLFHMEVTEESIRDMVETFRDELKTEGLEGREILRQSGEHLTRLRGIGRSVFTRWAELVRTEPRA; encoded by the coding sequence TTGACCGCCTCCGTTCCAAAAATACTGGCGATACAACACCACCGTTGCGAGACGCTCGGCACCATCGCGGATGCGCTGGGCGCGGGAGGGTCGGGCGCGAGGAAAATTCCTTATGAAGTGGTTCGTCCCTTCGACGGACAGGCGATTCCGGGAGGCCTTGAGGACTTTCGCGGCCTGATCGTTTTGGGCGGGCCGATGGGGGTTTATGAACAGGACCGCCACCCGTTCTTGCGGCAGGAGCTCCGACTCATCGAAGAGGCGCTTCGGCAGGACAAGCCGATCCTGGGGGTCTGTCTTGGAAGCCAGTTGCTGGCCTCGGCCTTGGGCGCCCCGGTCACGAAGGGAAGGAAAAAAGAGATCGGATGGCATCCGATCACGCTCAGGCAATCCGCGAGGCTCGATCCCCTCTGGGGCGAGCTGGAACCTTCCTTTGTGGCCTATCATTGGCACGGCGATGTCTTCGGTCTGCCTTCGGGCTCGGTTTCGCTGGCCTCGTCGGAATTGACGGCGCACCAGGCCTTCCGCCACGGCCGCTCGGCCTACGGGGTTCTGTTTCATATGGAAGTGACCGAAGAAAGCATCCGGGACATGGTGGAAACGTTCCGGGATGAACTGAAGACCGAGGGCCTGGAAGGTCGCGAGATCCTCCGACAGTCCGGAGAGCACCTCACCCGCCTCCGCGGCATCGGTCGCTCGGTCTTCACACGGTGGGCGGAATTGGTAAGGACGGAACCGCGAGCATGA
- a CDS encoding trypsin-like peptidase domain-containing protein, with protein sequence MAGILLLIGAFSSSSAVRVDAAGERPKDPECTESIPDVFDRVSPAVVFIATTTINPYNALERVSHAVGSGILIDSSGLILTNSHVVYGRQVITVTLDDGTNLPAQLVGADPIFDLALVRITPPSSGRLPAATLGDSDRLRVGEEVFAVGNPLGLDQTLTRGIVSAMNRILPDTLFSLQEPLIQTDTPINPGNSGGPLLDRCGEVIGITTAVILEAQNIGFAIPSNLAKTVLPSLKTQGRVVRPWLGVQGQLVSRALRDLFRMPLVDGLLVEVVEPGSPAERAGLQGGHLEVVIDERPFLLGGDIITSVNSVRLVSSDALFDVMSALKVGSQVHMTVYREGTTREVDCVLPERPALPGDFPEQRTLAPVAGRGSRLGLPGLFP encoded by the coding sequence ATGGCGGGGATTCTGCTTTTGATCGGCGCCTTCAGTTCCTCCAGCGCCGTGCGCGTGGACGCGGCCGGGGAGCGGCCGAAGGATCCGGAATGCACCGAATCCATCCCGGACGTTTTCGATCGGGTCTCTCCCGCCGTGGTCTTCATCGCTACAACGACGATCAACCCCTACAACGCGCTCGAGCGCGTGTCCCACGCGGTCGGATCGGGGATCCTCATCGATTCATCCGGGCTGATCCTGACGAACTCCCATGTCGTCTACGGCCGGCAGGTGATTACGGTGACGCTGGACGACGGCACCAACCTTCCGGCCCAATTGGTCGGCGCGGACCCGATCTTCGACCTGGCGCTCGTTCGTATCACGCCGCCCTCCTCCGGGCGGCTGCCGGCGGCGACGCTGGGCGACTCCGACCGCCTCCGTGTCGGTGAAGAGGTCTTTGCGGTGGGAAATCCGCTGGGCCTCGACCAAACCCTGACCCGCGGGATCGTGTCCGCGATGAATCGCATTCTGCCGGACACTCTGTTCTCGCTCCAAGAGCCCCTCATCCAGACCGATACTCCGATCAATCCCGGCAACTCGGGCGGCCCTCTTCTCGACCGCTGCGGCGAGGTGATCGGCATCACCACCGCCGTTATCCTGGAGGCCCAAAACATCGGGTTCGCGATCCCGAGCAACCTGGCCAAGACGGTGCTGCCGTCGCTAAAGACCCAGGGAAGGGTGGTTCGCCCGTGGCTGGGCGTCCAAGGGCAACTGGTCAGCCGGGCCCTTCGCGACCTGTTCCGCATGCCCCTGGTCGACGGCCTCCTGGTGGAAGTGGTGGAGCCGGGAAGTCCGGCGGAACGCGCCGGCCTGCAGGGGGGACACCTCGAGGTGGTGATCGATGAACGGCCTTTCCTTCTCGGCGGCGACATCATCACAAGCGTGAACAGCGTGCGGCTCGTTTCGTCCGATGCGCTGTTTGACGTGATGAGCGCCTTGAAGGTCGGCAGCCAGGTCCACATGACGGTCTACCGGGAAGGAACGACCCGTGAAGTGGATTGCGTCCTTCCGGAACGGCCCGCGCTGCCGGGAGATTTTCCCGAACAGCGCACCCTCGCC